The Lichenihabitans psoromatis genome contains a region encoding:
- the urtB gene encoding urea ABC transporter permease subunit UrtB: MERRPLTFARVALLLWTLLAGLAVTPAHADPIDDALAHFAQDKFPETEKGIEALSATGSPTATPVLQALGDGRLLTDPASHLVYFKDSAGALHEARSGAPAPADVSADALKKVRLNNAVRSKLLAASGSLDLLSPDRDKRLAAAQAVFGSHEATALPGLETALAKETDPAVKTALADARAAILATKPDATPAMRLDAIGRLKLRGDQGALGLMTSLSTLSPEDATLEPVRAAAKAAMASINTQLALWQALQNVWYGLSLGSVLLLAAIGLAITFGVMGIINMAHGEMVMLGAYTTFMVQEIIRSSAPGLFNYSLFIALPLAFLVSGVVGIAIERLVIRHLYGRPLETLLATWGISLILQQAVRTIFGANNKEVGAPAFMAGSFHIGGLDITTGRLWIIVFTILVFVALQLVLRATPFGLRMRAVTQNRRMASAMGISTGRIDALAFGLGSGIAGIAGVALSQIDNVSPNLGQGYIIDSFMVVVFGGVGNLWGTLVAALALGIANKFLEPLAGAVLAKIAVLVFIILFIQKRPRGLFALKGRSVEA; this comes from the coding sequence ATGGAACGACGACCGCTGACCTTCGCGCGGGTGGCCTTGCTGCTCTGGACGCTGCTGGCGGGTCTCGCGGTGACGCCGGCCCATGCCGACCCGATCGACGATGCGCTCGCGCATTTCGCTCAGGATAAATTTCCCGAAACCGAGAAGGGCATCGAGGCGCTGTCGGCGACCGGAAGCCCGACCGCTACCCCGGTGCTGCAGGCGCTTGGGGATGGGCGGCTCCTCACCGATCCCGCCTCGCACCTCGTCTACTTCAAGGATAGCGCGGGCGCGCTGCACGAGGCCAGGAGCGGCGCTCCAGCCCCCGCCGACGTGTCGGCCGATGCGCTCAAGAAGGTTCGTCTGAACAACGCCGTCCGCAGCAAGCTTCTGGCCGCGAGCGGATCGCTCGATCTGTTGTCGCCCGATCGCGACAAGCGGCTCGCCGCCGCCCAAGCCGTCTTCGGCTCGCATGAGGCGACCGCTTTGCCGGGCCTCGAAACGGCCCTCGCCAAGGAGACGGACCCGGCCGTCAAGACGGCCCTGGCCGATGCGCGCGCCGCGATCCTCGCGACCAAGCCGGATGCGACGCCGGCCATGCGGCTCGATGCGATCGGACGCCTCAAGCTGAGGGGCGATCAGGGTGCGCTTGGCTTGATGACGAGCCTGTCGACGCTGTCGCCCGAGGATGCGACGCTCGAACCCGTGCGCGCCGCCGCGAAGGCCGCCATGGCGTCGATCAACACGCAATTGGCGCTGTGGCAGGCGCTTCAGAACGTCTGGTATGGGCTGTCGCTCGGCTCCGTGCTGCTGCTGGCGGCCATCGGGCTCGCGATCACGTTCGGCGTCATGGGCATCATCAACATGGCGCATGGCGAGATGGTGATGCTCGGCGCCTATACGACCTTCATGGTGCAGGAGATCATCCGATCCTCGGCTCCGGGTTTGTTCAATTATTCGCTGTTCATCGCCCTACCGCTCGCCTTTCTGGTGTCCGGCGTCGTCGGCATCGCGATCGAGCGGCTGGTGATCCGGCATCTCTATGGGCGTCCGCTCGAAACGCTGCTGGCCACCTGGGGCATCTCGCTGATCTTGCAGCAGGCGGTCCGTACCATCTTCGGCGCCAACAACAAGGAGGTCGGCGCGCCGGCCTTCATGGCGGGCTCGTTCCACATCGGCGGGCTCGATATCACGACCGGGCGGCTCTGGATCATCGTGTTCACGATCCTGGTCTTTGTGGCGCTGCAACTCGTGCTGCGCGCGACCCCGTTCGGCTTGCGGATGCGGGCCGTCACCCAGAACCGCCGGATGGCTTCCGCCATGGGTATTTCGACCGGGCGCATCGACGCGCTGGCCTTTGGCCTCGGGTCAGGGATCGCGGGCATCGCAGGGGTGGCGCTCAGCCAGATCGACAACGTGTCGCCCAACCTCGGGCAGGGCTACATCATCGATAGTTTCATGGTGGTGGTGTTCGGCGGGGTGGGCAATCTCTGGGGCACACTGGTGGCGGCGCTGGCGCTCGGCATCGCCAATAAGTTCCTCGAGCCGCTCGCCGGTGCCGTGCTGGCCAAGATCGCGGTTCTGGTCTTCATCATCCTGTTCATTCAGAAACGCCCGCGCGGTTTGTTCGCCCTCAAGGGCCGATCGGTGGAGGCCTGA
- a CDS encoding SDR family NAD(P)-dependent oxidoreductase yields MTFALKGRTALVTGAGHGFGQAIAVTLAKAGAFVVACDIVEAGLPETSRLVGPMGLTAVLDVTDAVGIQAFVQRLEADGRSPDILVNNAGGVLGQVGRPIESITLASWRAIVDVNLTGAFLMAQAVASGMKARGWGRIINISSGAGLGVSLTGIQAYASAKAGQIGLTRQLAHELGAFGITVNNVAPGFVRSNPATERQWEALGQEGQDKLLSSIAMHRLGTPDDIANAVLFFASDLAGWVSGQVLSVDGGK; encoded by the coding sequence ATGACGTTCGCTCTCAAGGGCCGCACGGCGCTCGTCACCGGCGCAGGCCATGGTTTCGGGCAAGCCATCGCGGTCACGCTGGCCAAGGCCGGCGCCTTCGTGGTGGCGTGTGATATCGTCGAGGCGGGTTTGCCGGAGACGTCCCGCCTCGTCGGTCCGATGGGTCTCACGGCCGTTCTCGATGTGACCGATGCGGTTGGCATCCAGGCGTTCGTACAGCGCTTGGAGGCCGACGGACGGTCGCCCGACATCCTCGTCAATAATGCGGGGGGCGTGCTGGGACAGGTGGGCCGGCCGATCGAGAGCATCACGCTCGCGAGTTGGCGCGCGATCGTCGACGTCAATCTCACGGGTGCTTTCCTGATGGCGCAGGCCGTCGCGTCCGGCATGAAAGCGCGGGGCTGGGGCCGGATCATCAATATTTCGTCCGGAGCCGGGCTCGGCGTGAGCCTCACCGGTATTCAGGCCTATGCCAGCGCGAAGGCCGGGCAGATCGGCCTGACGCGCCAACTGGCGCATGAACTCGGCGCCTTCGGCATTACGGTCAACAATGTCGCGCCCGGCTTCGTGCGCTCTAATCCGGCGACCGAACGCCAGTGGGAGGCGCTCGGCCAAGAGGGGCAGGACAAGCTGCTGTCGAGCATCGCGATGCACCGCCTCGGGACGCCTGACGATATCGCGAATGCGGTATTGTTCTTCGCCTCCGACCTCGCCGGGTGGGTGTCGGGTCAGGTCTTGAGCGTCGACGGCGGCAAATAG
- a CDS encoding hybrid sensor histidine kinase/response regulator, with protein MPGPQRILPIRRDYNRWVANQTLEDFALRFTAKSARLWSASRVSQTAIGAISFLALEAIGGTITLSYGFTNVLAATLVVGLILFLTGLPIARAAARYGVDIDLLTRGAGFGYVGSTVTSLVYAAFTFILFAVEASIMATALQLCFGLPLPVGYLLSAVAVIPLVTYGITWISRFQLWTQPLWIILNILPVGFIMVRDWPSVVAWTTFPGLALPAPSGDQLDLLKFGGAASVILALMPQIGEQVDVLRFLPARSSKGGRRWSTLSILAAGPGWIVLGAPKLLFGSLLAVLALRHGVPADHAGEPAYMYRVAFGYVLPWPDAVAVLTAAFVVVSQLKINVMNAYAGSLAWSNFFARLTHSHPGRVVWLVFNVAIAVLLMELGIYAALERILSLFSIVAVAWLGAIVADLAINKPLGLSPPGIEFKRAHLYDINPVGTGAMGLATLVALLAASGLLGEAPRALAPFVALGVALVTAPLIAWATGGRYYLARQPETDWQARETIACTICDHAFEPEDMASCPAYGAPICSLCCSLDSRCHDLCKPHGRAQTQMAAVMTGLLPKSLGRHVTPRVVRYISIHALIVVAISLVLLLIDFQAASYGVAAKALVDRTLWTAFAILFIVAGVLAWFLVLAQESRHVAQEESTRQTALLLREIEAHQRTDAALQKAKEVAEAANLAKSRYVVGLSHELRTPLNAVLGYAQLLERDTDIPAARQTGVRVIRRSAEHLSGLIDGLLDISKIEAGRLQIGRNDVRIGDFLDQVVDMFALQARAKGLDFIFECSPALPRTVRTDEKRLRQILINLLSNAVKFTTTGHVALRVRYRNQVATLTVEDTGPGIAGDDRDRIFEPFDRGSVTAHHALPGLGLGLTITKLLAELMGGEISLHSTPGVGSRFEVRLMLAATAETALPPLRRISGYGGARRTILVADDDQDHQTLMREMLEPLGFSMLTARDGPTCLALVADVAPDLFLLDISMPGLSGWDLVRTLRAGAHPRTPIVMLSANIGETTPNRTDLEDHQPDAVLPKPFDFGHLLDMLERLLGLDWISDPTPTPPEPPLEPFAPQPLGSADRGELLSLGRIGYLRGIEAKLAQLDQDPGQRAIVAQLRQHLTAFDFDGFTADLEDLADG; from the coding sequence ATGCCCGGACCGCAGCGAATTCTTCCCATCAGGCGCGATTACAATCGGTGGGTCGCCAACCAGACGCTCGAGGATTTCGCGCTGCGCTTCACTGCGAAAAGCGCGCGTCTCTGGTCGGCCTCGCGGGTGTCGCAAACCGCCATCGGGGCCATCTCGTTTCTGGCCCTCGAGGCGATCGGCGGCACCATCACCCTGAGCTATGGGTTCACCAATGTGCTGGCGGCGACGCTGGTGGTCGGCCTCATCCTGTTTCTCACCGGCCTGCCGATCGCCCGCGCGGCCGCTCGATACGGCGTCGACATCGACCTGCTGACGCGCGGGGCGGGCTTCGGCTATGTCGGATCCACTGTCACGTCGCTGGTCTATGCGGCGTTCACGTTCATTCTTTTCGCGGTCGAAGCCTCCATCATGGCGACGGCTTTGCAGCTCTGCTTCGGCTTGCCGCTGCCGGTCGGTTATCTCTTGAGCGCCGTCGCCGTGATCCCGCTGGTGACCTATGGCATCACCTGGATCAGCCGTTTCCAGCTCTGGACGCAGCCGCTCTGGATCATCCTCAATATCCTACCGGTCGGCTTCATCATGGTGCGCGACTGGCCGTCCGTGGTGGCCTGGACGACCTTTCCGGGTTTGGCGTTGCCCGCACCGTCGGGCGACCAACTCGATCTCCTGAAATTTGGCGGCGCGGCCTCGGTCATTCTGGCGCTGATGCCGCAGATCGGCGAGCAGGTCGACGTGCTGCGGTTTTTGCCGGCGCGGAGCAGCAAGGGCGGACGGCGGTGGAGCACCTTGTCGATCCTGGCGGCCGGACCGGGCTGGATCGTGCTCGGCGCGCCGAAGCTGCTGTTCGGGTCTTTGCTGGCCGTGCTGGCGCTGCGGCACGGCGTCCCCGCGGACCATGCGGGTGAGCCCGCCTACATGTATCGCGTCGCCTTCGGCTATGTGTTACCGTGGCCCGATGCGGTGGCGGTGCTGACGGCCGCCTTCGTGGTCGTGTCGCAGCTCAAGATTAACGTCATGAATGCCTATGCGGGGTCCCTCGCCTGGTCGAACTTCTTCGCTCGCCTCACCCATAGCCATCCGGGCCGCGTCGTCTGGCTGGTGTTCAATGTCGCGATCGCGGTCCTGCTGATGGAACTCGGCATCTACGCGGCGCTCGAACGCATTCTCAGCCTCTTCTCCATCGTCGCGGTCGCCTGGCTCGGCGCCATCGTGGCCGATCTCGCGATCAACAAGCCGCTGGGGCTCAGCCCACCCGGCATCGAGTTCAAGCGCGCCCACCTCTATGACATCAACCCCGTCGGCACCGGCGCCATGGGGCTCGCGACACTGGTGGCCCTTCTGGCCGCTTCGGGGCTGCTCGGCGAGGCGCCGCGGGCGCTCGCTCCGTTCGTGGCGCTCGGCGTCGCGCTCGTGACAGCACCGCTGATCGCCTGGGCGACCGGAGGTCGATATTATCTGGCCCGCCAGCCGGAGACGGACTGGCAGGCCCGCGAGACCATCGCATGCACCATCTGCGACCATGCTTTCGAGCCGGAGGACATGGCCTCCTGCCCGGCCTATGGCGCTCCGATCTGCTCGCTCTGCTGCTCGCTCGATTCACGCTGCCACGATCTCTGCAAGCCGCATGGGCGGGCGCAAACGCAGATGGCTGCCGTCATGACGGGCCTGCTTCCCAAAAGCCTTGGGCGGCACGTGACGCCGCGTGTGGTGCGATACATCTCGATCCACGCCCTGATCGTGGTGGCGATCAGCCTCGTCTTGCTGCTCATCGATTTCCAGGCCGCCTCCTACGGGGTCGCGGCCAAGGCTCTCGTTGACCGAACGCTGTGGACCGCTTTTGCGATCCTGTTCATCGTGGCGGGCGTGCTGGCCTGGTTCCTGGTGCTGGCGCAGGAGAGCCGCCACGTCGCCCAGGAAGAATCCACGCGGCAGACGGCGCTGCTGCTGCGCGAGATCGAGGCGCATCAACGCACCGACGCGGCGTTGCAGAAGGCCAAAGAGGTCGCCGAGGCCGCCAATCTCGCCAAGAGCCGCTATGTCGTCGGTCTCAGCCACGAACTTCGCACCCCGCTGAATGCCGTGCTGGGCTATGCGCAATTGCTCGAGCGCGACACCGATATCCCGGCGGCGCGGCAAACCGGCGTGCGGGTCATCCGCCGGTCCGCCGAGCATCTCTCCGGGCTCATCGACGGCCTGCTCGATATTTCCAAGATCGAGGCGGGACGGCTGCAGATCGGGCGCAACGACGTGCGGATCGGCGACTTTCTCGATCAGGTGGTCGACATGTTCGCCTTGCAGGCCCGCGCCAAGGGGCTGGACTTTATCTTCGAGTGCAGCCCCGCGCTGCCCCGGACGGTGCGGACCGACGAGAAGCGATTGCGGCAGATCCTCATCAACCTGCTGTCCAATGCCGTGAAATTCACGACGACCGGCCATGTCGCGCTCCGGGTGCGCTATCGCAATCAGGTCGCGACGCTAACGGTCGAGGATACCGGACCGGGAATCGCGGGCGATGACCGCGACCGCATCTTCGAACCGTTCGATCGTGGCTCGGTGACGGCGCACCATGCCCTCCCGGGCCTCGGCCTCGGATTGACGATCACAAAACTGCTGGCCGAACTCATGGGCGGCGAGATCAGCCTGCATAGCACGCCAGGGGTCGGCAGCCGCTTCGAGGTCCGGCTGATGCTGGCCGCCACGGCCGAAACCGCGCTACCGCCGTTGCGCCGGATCAGCGGCTATGGCGGCGCGCGGCGCACCATCCTCGTGGCCGACGACGACCAGGATCATCAAACCCTCATGCGGGAGATGCTGGAACCGCTCGGCTTCTCGATGCTGACGGCGCGCGATGGCCCGACTTGCCTGGCGCTCGTGGCCGACGTCGCGCCGGACCTGTTCCTGCTCGACATTTCAATGCCGGGCTTGTCGGGCTGGGATCTCGTGAGAACGCTGCGGGCCGGCGCCCATCCACGCACCCCCATCGTCATGCTGTCGGCCAATATCGGCGAGACGACTCCCAACCGAACCGACCTTGAAGACCACCAGCCCGATGCCGTTCTGCCGAAGCCGTTCGACTTCGGGCACCTGCTCGATATGCTGGAGCGTCTGCTGGGGCTCGATTGGATCTCCGACCCAACCCCAACCCCGCCCGAACCACCCCTTGAACCATTTGCACCGCAGCCGCTCGGCTCGGCCGACCGGGGCGAATTGCTCAGCCTCGGCCGCATCGGCTACTTACGCGGGATCGAGGCCAAGCTCGCTCAACTCGACCAGGACCCCGGCCAGCGCGCGATCGTCGCGCAATTGCGCCAGCACCTGACCGCCTTCGACTTCGACGGCTTCACGGCCGATCTCGAAGACCTCGCCGATGGTTGA
- a CDS encoding ketopantoate reductase family protein: MNGPILIWGAGAIGGAIGAAMIRAGEDVLFVDVVADHVDALNRDGLTITGPIGATRVSAQARLPAQVEGRFDRIILAVKAHHTEAALVDLAPHVADEGYVVSAQNGLNEHVIAARLGRARTIGCFVNFGADYIEPGVIHYGGRGAVVLGELDGRASPRIADLHRLFLTFDPAAIVTSNILGYLWAKLIYGAQLFATALTDDSIADVLAMPHARPVLTRLAHEIVAVARAEGVTLEAFNGFDPAAFLPEAAPEVTAASFDAMVAHNRKSAKSHSGIWRDLAIRKRKTEVDAQLGPIVSAGATHTLPTPITAAIIAMIHEIEAGQRPLDRRNIEQLDHIGEQGQA; encoded by the coding sequence ATGAATGGCCCGATCCTGATCTGGGGCGCGGGAGCCATCGGCGGGGCGATCGGCGCGGCCATGATCCGCGCCGGCGAGGACGTGCTCTTCGTCGATGTCGTGGCCGACCATGTCGATGCCCTGAACCGGGACGGCTTGACCATCACGGGGCCGATCGGCGCGACGCGCGTGTCGGCCCAAGCCCGCCTGCCGGCGCAGGTCGAGGGGCGCTTCGACCGCATCATTCTGGCCGTCAAAGCCCACCATACCGAGGCGGCGCTCGTCGATCTCGCGCCCCATGTGGCGGATGAGGGTTACGTGGTCTCGGCCCAGAACGGTCTCAACGAACACGTGATCGCCGCACGCCTCGGTCGCGCGCGCACGATCGGCTGCTTCGTCAATTTCGGCGCTGATTACATCGAGCCCGGCGTGATCCACTATGGCGGACGCGGCGCCGTCGTGCTCGGCGAACTCGATGGACGGGCGAGCCCGCGCATCGCCGACCTGCACCGCTTGTTCCTGACCTTCGATCCCGCCGCGATCGTCACCTCGAACATTCTTGGCTATCTCTGGGCGAAACTGATCTATGGCGCGCAATTATTTGCCACCGCCCTTACCGACGATAGCATCGCCGACGTTCTGGCGATGCCGCATGCGCGGCCCGTTCTGACGCGCCTCGCACACGAGATCGTCGCGGTTGCGCGGGCCGAGGGCGTGACGCTCGAAGCCTTCAACGGCTTCGACCCGGCCGCCTTTCTGCCCGAGGCGGCGCCTGAGGTGACCGCGGCCTCGTTCGACGCGATGGTGGCGCATAATCGCAAGTCGGCGAAATCCCATTCGGGTATTTGGCGCGATCTCGCGATCCGCAAGCGCAAGACCGAGGTCGACGCCCAACTCGGCCCGATCGTGTCCGCTGGGGCGACACATACGCTCCCGACGCCGATCACGGCCGCCATCATCGCGATGATTCACGAGATCGAGGCCGGCCAGCGGCCGCTCGACAGGCGGAACATCGAACAGCTCGATCACATCGGTGAACAGGGACAAGCATGA
- a CDS encoding creatininase family protein: MMISDMNWEQVAAYLKTDDRAIVPLGSTEQHAGLSLSVDSILSERVALEAAEPVGVPVFPVLAYGITPYFLSYPGSISLRIDTYVAVVRDILDSLHRQGFRRILFVNGHGGNQPAGALAIEWMADHAGTAVKFHNWWNAPKTAAKVQEIDPVASHASWMENFPWTRLPGVVAPSQRKPMVEFDRMRVLDPDGVKTLLGDGNFGGYYERPDTEMLAIWQVAVEETRALLEGPWA; this comes from the coding sequence ATGATGATCAGCGATATGAACTGGGAGCAGGTCGCGGCCTATCTCAAGACCGACGATCGCGCCATCGTGCCGCTCGGCAGCACCGAGCAGCATGCGGGCCTCAGCCTGTCGGTCGATTCGATCCTCTCCGAGCGGGTTGCTCTCGAGGCTGCAGAGCCGGTCGGCGTGCCGGTCTTCCCCGTGCTGGCCTATGGGATTACCCCCTATTTCCTCAGCTATCCGGGGTCGATCAGCCTGCGGATCGACACCTATGTGGCGGTCGTGCGCGACATTCTCGACAGTCTGCATCGGCAAGGGTTCCGCCGTATCCTCTTCGTCAATGGCCATGGCGGCAACCAGCCGGCCGGCGCCCTCGCGATCGAATGGATGGCCGACCACGCGGGCACGGCGGTCAAATTCCATAATTGGTGGAATGCGCCGAAGACCGCCGCCAAAGTGCAGGAGATCGATCCCGTCGCCTCGCACGCGTCGTGGATGGAAAACTTCCCCTGGACGCGGTTGCCCGGCGTCGTGGCACCGAGCCAGCGCAAGCCGATGGTCGAGTTCGACCGCATGCGCGTGCTCGACCCGGATGGTGTCAAGACGCTGCTGGGTGACGGTAACTTTGGCGGCTATTACGAGCGGCCGGATACGGAGATGCTGGCGATCTGGCAGGTCGCGGTCGAGGAGACGCGGGCCTTGCTCGAAGGACCCTGGGCATGA
- a CDS encoding response regulator transcription factor, translating into MVDPQPSRAAGTRDIVLLVDDTPDTLAMLTDALEQSGFMVLIATGGSAALSICERVTPDVILMDAMMPGLDGFETCRRLKATAAVAHVPVIFMTALSETEHIVQGLGAGGVDYVTKPVVLDEMFARIRTHLHNARAAQSTRLALDTAGSFLLAIDQSGTLLWATPQARRLLQRAAPLSNPGALAPEIVASIHAAAAGGGPQTLTWPTSQAGVGHLQFGFLGTIGAGEYLVRLTSLDGRNDEDALRRRFSLTAREAEVLLWIARGKSNRDIADILALSPRTVNKHLEGIYTKLGVENRASAAVLANRVWSGN; encoded by the coding sequence ATGGTTGACCCCCAGCCATCCCGAGCCGCCGGCACGCGCGACATCGTCCTCTTGGTCGATGACACCCCCGATACGCTTGCGATGCTGACCGACGCGCTCGAACAATCCGGCTTCATGGTGCTGATCGCGACCGGCGGCAGCGCAGCGCTGTCGATCTGCGAGCGGGTCACGCCCGATGTCATCCTGATGGACGCGATGATGCCGGGTCTCGATGGATTTGAGACGTGCCGCCGCCTCAAGGCGACCGCAGCGGTCGCGCATGTTCCCGTCATCTTCATGACGGCGCTGAGCGAAACGGAGCATATCGTTCAGGGCCTCGGCGCCGGCGGGGTCGATTACGTCACAAAGCCGGTCGTGCTGGACGAAATGTTCGCGCGCATCCGCACGCATCTTCACAACGCACGCGCGGCGCAGAGCACCAGACTGGCGCTGGATACGGCCGGAAGCTTTCTCCTGGCGATCGACCAGAGCGGCACCCTGCTTTGGGCGACCCCGCAGGCGAGGCGTCTCTTGCAGCGGGCTGCGCCATTGTCAAACCCTGGCGCGTTGGCGCCCGAGATCGTCGCGTCGATCCATGCCGCGGCAGCCGGCGGCGGCCCGCAGACGCTCACGTGGCCCACCTCGCAGGCCGGTGTCGGTCACCTGCAATTCGGCTTTCTGGGCACGATCGGGGCGGGCGAATATCTCGTGCGTCTGACCAGCCTCGACGGGCGCAACGACGAAGACGCCCTGCGACGGCGTTTCAGTCTGACGGCGCGCGAAGCCGAGGTGCTGCTGTGGATCGCGCGCGGCAAGTCGAACCGCGACATTGCCGATATTCTGGCGCTCAGCCCCCGCACCGTGAACAAGCACCTCGAGGGGATCTACACCAAACTCGGGGTCGAGAACCGGGCTTCGGCCGCCGTGCTGGCCAACCGCGTCTGGAGCGGGAATTAA
- a CDS encoding MarC family protein: MSQLGSSLQNFLLVLSALFSIVNPIGSALIFSQVTADRSHEERLDIAGKVGLYSAIVMLVALWGGAYVLNFFGVTLAALRIAGGLVVSTSAWSMLSKAEENEERKQEQASHATGASDVAFFPLTMPFTTGPGTISVAIALGSNLPTGPNEGYSFFLGASLAALAVAVMIWIAYRSADRLVAWLGHARARVLARLAAFLLLCVGTQITLNGVVDALRLVVKP, translated from the coding sequence ATGAGCCAACTCGGCAGTTCGCTGCAAAACTTCCTTCTGGTCTTGTCGGCGCTGTTCTCCATCGTCAATCCGATCGGCTCGGCGCTGATCTTCAGCCAAGTCACGGCTGACCGCTCGCACGAGGAACGGCTCGACATTGCAGGAAAGGTCGGGCTGTACTCGGCCATCGTCATGCTGGTGGCGCTATGGGGCGGCGCCTATGTGCTGAATTTCTTCGGCGTGACGCTGGCGGCCTTGCGGATTGCGGGCGGGCTCGTGGTTTCGACCAGCGCCTGGAGCATGTTGTCGAAGGCGGAGGAAAACGAGGAACGCAAGCAGGAGCAGGCGTCGCATGCTACCGGCGCCTCCGACGTCGCGTTTTTTCCGCTGACGATGCCGTTCACGACCGGCCCCGGCACCATTTCGGTGGCGATCGCACTCGGGTCCAACCTGCCGACCGGCCCCAACGAGGGATATTCGTTTTTCCTCGGCGCATCGCTGGCCGCCTTGGCGGTCGCTGTGATGATCTGGATCGCGTATCGCTCGGCCGATCGGCTCGTCGCTTGGCTCGGCCACGCCCGTGCCCGTGTGCTGGCGCGGCTCGCGGCCTTCCTCCTGCTCTGCGTCGGCACACAGATCACGCTAAACGGTGTCGTCGATGCGCTGCGGCTCGTCGTCAAACCCTAG
- the urtA gene encoding urea ABC transporter substrate-binding protein — protein MDQFAMNRRQALLGATAAAGALAMGGVSRAFAADETVKVGILHSLSGTMAISETTLKDVMLMLIDEQNKKGGVLGKKLEGVVVDPASNWPLFAEKARELISKDNCVATFGCWTSVSRKSVLPVFEELDSILFYPVQYEGEECQRNVFYTGAAPNQQAIPAVDYLMSEDGGNVKRWVLAGTDYVYPRTTNKILEAYLKLKGVAQDDIMINYTPFGHSDWQTIVSDIKKFGSAGKKTAVVSTINGDANVPFYKELGNQGLKATDIPVVAFSVGEEELAGMDTKPLVGHLTAWNYFESIDTPENKAFIARWKAFTKNPKRTTNDPMEAHYIGFNAWVKGVEKAGTFKADPVIDALIGVSVPNLSGGYSTIMPNHHITKPVYIGEIQADGQMNTVWQTPGLVVAQEWSPYLEGSKDLIGDWRKPMNCGNFNVKTGKCGGAA, from the coding sequence ATGGATCAGTTCGCAATGAACCGCCGCCAAGCTTTGCTGGGCGCGACAGCTGCCGCAGGGGCCCTGGCGATGGGCGGCGTCTCCCGCGCTTTCGCGGCGGACGAGACCGTCAAGGTCGGCATCTTGCACTCGCTGTCGGGCACGATGGCGATCTCGGAGACGACCCTCAAGGACGTCATGCTGATGCTCATCGACGAGCAGAACAAGAAAGGCGGCGTGCTGGGCAAGAAGCTCGAGGGCGTCGTGGTCGATCCCGCCTCGAACTGGCCGCTCTTTGCCGAAAAGGCGCGCGAGCTGATCTCCAAAGATAATTGCGTCGCGACCTTCGGCTGCTGGACGTCGGTGTCGCGCAAGTCGGTTCTGCCGGTCTTCGAAGAACTCGACTCGATCCTGTTCTACCCCGTCCAGTACGAGGGCGAGGAATGCCAACGCAACGTGTTCTACACGGGCGCGGCTCCGAACCAGCAGGCGATCCCGGCTGTCGATTATCTGATGAGCGAAGACGGCGGCAACGTGAAGCGCTGGGTGCTGGCCGGCACCGATTACGTGTATCCGCGCACCACCAACAAGATCCTCGAAGCCTATCTGAAGCTCAAGGGTGTCGCGCAAGACGACATCATGATCAACTACACGCCGTTCGGTCATTCCGATTGGCAGACGATCGTCTCCGACATCAAGAAGTTCGGCTCGGCCGGCAAGAAGACTGCCGTGGTCTCAACCATCAACGGCGATGCCAACGTGCCGTTCTACAAGGAGCTCGGCAACCAGGGCCTCAAGGCGACCGACATTCCGGTCGTGGCCTTCTCGGTCGGCGAGGAAGAACTGGCCGGCATGGACACCAAGCCGCTGGTCGGCCATCTGACGGCCTGGAACTACTTCGAGTCGATCGACACGCCCGAGAACAAGGCGTTTATCGCGCGCTGGAAAGCTTTCACCAAAAATCCGAAGCGCACCACCAACGACCCGATGGAAGCCCATTACATCGGCTTCAACGCCTGGGTGAAGGGCGTCGAAAAGGCCGGCACGTTCAAGGCCGATCCGGTGATCGACGCCTTGATCGGTGTCTCTGTCCCGAACCTCTCGGGCGGCTACTCGACCATCATGCCGAACCATCACATCACGAAGCCGGTCTATATCGGCGAAATCCAGGCAGATGGTCAGATGAACACCGTCTGGCAGACGCCGGGTCTCGTCGTGGCGCAGGAATGGTCGCCCTACCTGGAAGGTTCGAAAGACCTGATCGGCGATTGGCGGAAGCCGATGAACTGCGGCAACTTCAATGTGAAGACCGGCAAATGCGGCGGCGCCGCCTGA